The following are encoded together in the Argopecten irradians isolate NY chromosome 5, Ai_NY, whole genome shotgun sequence genome:
- the LOC138323792 gene encoding proline-rich protein HaeIII subfamily 1-like: protein MSKSRHDIDKDTVVAYHDFIQGQIKGELNGVNLGPGRPCCLVAGIVFVFGLVLGIVGILVVTLRTRHIYLWDWNDQFLGPAFIVLMILCVGLAVFLVVEGKRRANAYRRDLVFRPIGDYGVAVVHKSRLNYEEKTRDNLKSGTTPHQPIQPKPYQPITYDHEGRPRKAGYENRAYGGNDPRGPPPRYEEKSRHPDDRRPRGPDRRGPDGRRGPDDRRGPDDRRRPPGDRPRGPPDDRNRPDRPRMPHPRRGPPGGPDDRPRRPPGGPDDRRRGPPPGDRRRGPPGPDDRRRPLGPPGDRYRDDRRRMEDDRRREEKRREAEGEPQREPMQQPPDADFIPPRGGDDSNRVILNRDGRVEESEF, encoded by the exons ATGTCTAAAAGTCGCCATGACATCGACAAAGATACGGTGGTGGCCTACCACGACTTTATACAGGGCCAGATTAAAGGGGAGCTGAATGGCGTGAACCTAGGCCCCGGACGGCCCTGCTGCCTGGTGGCGGGGATAGTGTTTGTTTTCGGATTGGTACTTGGTATAGTTGGAATCCTTGTGGTCACTTTGAGGACGCGCCATATCTACCTGTGGGACTGGAATGACCAATTCCTTGGACCAGCCTTCATCGTGCTAATGATCCTATGTGTGGGGCTGGCCGTGTTCCTGGTGGTGGAGGGCAAGCGGAGGGCCAACGCCTACAGGAGGGACCTAGTG TTCCGGCCCATTGGTGACTATGGTGTAGCCGTTGTCCACAAGAGTAGACTCAATTATGAAGAGAAAACaag aGATAACTTGAAATCAGGAACAACACCACATCAACCTATTCAGCCCAAACCTTATCAG CCCATTACATATGATCATGAGGGCCGTCCCAGAAAAGCTGGATACGAGAATCGGGCATATGGTGGCAATGACCCAAGAGGCCCACCTCCAAGGTATGAGGAGAAGAGTCGGCATCCTGATGATCGCAGGCCTCGCGGCCCAGACAGACGAGGGCCGGATGGTAGGAGAGGCCCTGACGACCGTAGAGGCCCTGACGACAGACGTAGACCCCCAGGTGATCGACCAAGGGGACCACCCGATGACAGGAATAGACCTGACCGTCCACGCATGCCACATCCACGCCGTGgtccccctgggggaccagatgACCGTCCTAGGAGGCCGCCTGGTGGCCCAGACGATCGACGAAGAGGTCCTCCTCCAGGTGATAGGAGGAGAGGACCCCCGGGACCAGATGATAGGAGACGCCCACTTGGACCTCCAGGGGATAGATATAGGGATGATAGAAGGCGAATGGAAGATGATCGACGCCGTgaagaaaaaagaagagaaGCAGAGGGTGAACCACAAAGAGAGCC TATGCAGCAGCCACCCGATGCTGATTTCATACCACCAAGAGGGGGAGACGACTCTAATCGTGTCATACTCAACAGGGATGGTCGTGTCGAGGAGTCCGAGTTTTAA
- the LOC138323793 gene encoding pentatricopeptide repeat-containing protein 1, mitochondrial-like, whose product MHRLVLSPLIRGIVSGLKCNNIYRTCHITRSFGLYLSKSTQIYTLPTCGHKVRSERKNYFQTPLNISSTCTYVTGRNDELHHNRKPRARRGEDSYELYEDELNARKTEFHNTQKYDKDDFDQEEFSLSSQNQAEPGDNFGDLSKDLNMEPYWLQDENFDAPLDHEKPHRRLSVEDRRHPQEWYFDQIVAMGKEGKVLKAIAVLDDWMLVRDRVMPNEDIFTAVIGIIGRTGNVKLAFKYFKKMRNYGLRPNDATFTALFNACANCPDKIKAQKKGYFLRKYMHQLEIIPQMITYNAIIKMYARLGDLPNAFLVADEAMSNRRAADKFFIGSLLSAAISDKEEGLLYAIEVWRRMKIMRIKPDIFHYKLLLHAIRDCKLGSEEQQRILLQPWMSHKKLTIKHQQTTSMTEVEQKQICSQHLKQGHYSDVNEEQSQMYKFNVQRKNNHEEPPQNLQTDPDTVSLSPQSSHTVVPLHERSSTVAKFPDLLEPKENFSEVVSLGDMTDIEDRLMLMGGVSGFLRRMAVDNIKPDITVLTWLVEMMRGKEDEEIILAALEDGHTKADSTFLNALIRKKSKESYDEAKAVLKLFSKYNVVPNKQTYGSLLFCTRAPKDCMEILHSMENAGLVPDIKTFGLLIGNAPRAFHYKKRLIEKMERLNIKPDLHFLKTIDRHLEYIRNQILAEKRKYRTNTSFVLEEELEDFNKFYKEWLHRTEMAKERHQLENYRLKKPLVK is encoded by the exons ATGCACCGATTGGTGCTATCCCCCTTAATTCGGGGTATCGTCTCTGGATTAAAATGCAATAATATTTACAGGACTTGCCATATAACCAGGTCTTTTGGTCTGTATCTGTCAAAAAGTACACAAATTTACACTTTGCCAACTTGTGGTCACAAGGTCAGATCAGAAAGGAAAAATTACTTTCAAACCCCACTTAACATCAGTAGCACATGTACATACGTCACTGGCCGGAATGATGAACTGCATCACAACAGAAAGCCACGCGCCAGGAGGGGAGAAGATTCCTATGAACTTTATGAGGATGAATTAAATGCAAGGAAAACTGAATTTCATAATACTCAAAAGTATGACAAAGATGACTTTGACCAAGAAGAATTTTCTCTGTCCTCTCAAAATCAGGCCGAACCAGGAGATAACTTTGGTGACCTTTCAAAAGATCTCAATATGGAGCCTTACTGGTTACAGGATGAAAA TTTTGATGCACCTCTTGACCATGAAAAACCTCACCGTAGACTTTCTGTAGAAGATCGACGTCATCCACAGGAGTGGTACTTTGACCAGATTGTAGCTATGGGGAAAGAAGGCAAG GTACTGAAGGCTATTGCAGTGCTAGATGATTGGATGCTGGTTCGTGACCGAGTCATGCCCAATGAAGATATTTTTACAGCTGTCATTGGTATCATTGGTCGAACTGGAAACGTCAAGCTGGCTTTCAAGTACTTCAAAAAG ATGAGAAATTATGGTCTGAGGCCAAATGATGCTACGTTTACAGCTCTGTTCAATGCTTGTGCCAATTGTCCAGATAAGATAAAAGCCCAGAAAAAAGGAtattttctcagaaaatacatGCACCAATTAGAGATTATACCCCAAATGATCACCTATAATGCAATCATAAAGATGTATGCGAGGTTAGGAGATCTTCCAAATGCCTTCCTGGTAGCAGACGAAGCCATGTCAAATAGACGAGCAGCAGACAAATTCTTTATCGGAAGCTTATTGTCAGCAGCCATTAGTGACAAGGAGGAGGGTCTTCTGTATGCCATAGAG GTATGGAGACGGATGAAGATAATGAGGATTAAGCCTGATATATTCCATTATAAATTGTTGTTACACGCCATCAGAGATTGTAAACTGGGCAGTGAGGAGCAACAAAGGATTCTCTTACAGCCTTGGATGTCTCACAAAAAGCTCACAATCAAACACCAGCA gaCTACATCCATGACAGAAGTGGAACAAAAGCAGATCTGTTCACAGCATCTGAAACAGGGACATTATAGTGATGTAAATGAAGAACAATCTCAGATGTACAAATTTAATGTACAAAGGAA GAACAACCACGAAGAGCCAccacaaaatttacaaacagatCCTGACACAGTCTCTCTGTCGCCTCAGTCCTCTCATACAGTGGTCCCGTTACATGAACGGTCCAGTACAGTGGCAAAGTTTCCTGACTTGTTGGAACCGAAAGAGAATTTCTCTGAGGTAGTTTCTCTTGGTGATATGACAGACATTGAGGATAGACTTATGTTGATGGGGGGTGTCAGCGGTTTCCTACGTAGGATGGCAGTGGACAACATTAAACCAGACATCACTGTGCTGACGTGGTTGGTAGAAATGATGCGAGGGAAGGAAGATGAAGAAATCATTCTTGCAGCTCTTGAGGATGGACACACAAAGGCAGATTCCACATTTCTTAATGCACTTATACGCAAAAAATCAAAGGAGAGTTACGATGAAGCAAAG GCTGTTTTAAAACTGTTCAGTAAATACAATGTTGTGCCCAACAAGCAGACGTATGGGAGTTTGTTGTTCTGTACACGAGCCCCTAAGGATTGCATGGAAATTCTTCATTCTATGgag AATGCAGGCTTAGTTCCAGACATCAAAACCTTTGGGTTACTGATTGGAAACGCAccaagggcttttcattataaAAAGAGACTTATCGAAAAAATGGAAAGGCTGAATATCAAACCAGATTTgcatttcttaaaaacaatagatAGACACCTTGAATATATAAGGAATCAGATATTAGCAGAAAAG CGCAAATACAGAACAAACACATCATTTGTTTTAGAAGAAGAATTGGAGGATTTCAACAAGTTCTACAAAGAATGGCTGCATAGGACTGAGATGGCTAAGGAACGTCACCAATTAGAAAATTACCGACTGAAGAAACCCTTAGTTAAATAG